Below is a genomic region from Helianthus annuus cultivar XRQ/B chromosome 2, HanXRQr2.0-SUNRISE, whole genome shotgun sequence.
agaacagtgcaaccactactgaggctgaagctactgcggaatttcgggacgaaattccaaaccaaccgggggatgatgtgacaccccaggaaaaccaggaaacaacgcaacacaactagcttcctcagtaaccacgtgctaaatttcaggacgaaatttctttcaagttggggataacgtaacaactcgagttttcaaggCCTTTCCTCGACGCACTATTGTTCACTATTGTGTTTTGCATAACTTGTTTGCCTTGTATTTGTGCACGATTAGTTATATGTTTGAGATGATTGTTTGATATGTGGTGTTATTATTTAAATAATGTAGTTAAGGTGTTTAGTGGCACAAACTTGTGAACTGTTTTAAGTTAGGAACTACCTCAATGAAACACGGTAGTTTCGCCACCTATACTGCTCGACGAAACACCACCCTTACACTAACACCCTTACCCGACGAAACTTGTGGAGTTTCGTCGCCCCCACCTATGTTTCGTCGTCACTAAGATGGACTCCCGGCCCAGACAAGGCCCAACTGTGACTCGCATACATATATTTACGTAATTTGCACGGAGATTTCTTTTAGCAAACCCTAGTATCTCATTCTCCTCTCTATCACCGACGGCAGCCATTCCCTCGCACCTAGCTCTTCCCCTCTCACCGATTGGAGTATTGTCAAACCTTCGATTCTCCGGTGAGTGCGACAATGCTTGCCCTAATATATGTTGTTTGTTTAAGTGTTATATAAATTGTTGACTGCTTACTGTTGATGCAAATCATGATCATGTATGTGAACCATTGGAATATTCTATTGATGGTACAGATATAGAAATCATCTAGGGTATAAATTAAAAATATCGATATGATCATACATGAAATAATTTGTTGCGAAATTCTGAAACCTGGTAGTGTTAGGGATGATCTTGTTGTATGTTGATGATCAAAGGGTTTCATGTGAATTAGGGAACGATGATAATGGCATGATATAACTGATGATTAGAATGGTTTAGGGTAATGATTAGTTGATGACTGAACCTTGAACGGTAGAAGATGTGGTAACTGTTGAAACTCATGTTTTGGCGAAACCCAGGTAGAGGAAACCCACATCGCGGCGAAACTCCTTACTCGACGTAACCCATGCATATCGACGAAACATGGGGGGTTTCGTCGATGAAGGATCACGACGAAACATGAATGTTTCGTCAATGGGAGGGTTTCGTCGAGAGGTCAAATGAAACAGACGACTAGGATGATTTCTGTGATGGATGTGTATGATCATGCTAATAATCAAGGATGTCTATTGTTACTGATATGTATTGTTAATGATACCTATTATTGGTGAGGCCTACTGATAATGACAATAAATGTTAATGTGCTCATTGTTAACCATGTGTAGTTATGATCACGTGACATAAGTAACCTTTTACATCTCACACCTTTAACTGTTAAGCAATATGTTGGAACTTAAATATGACTTGTGGACTTGATAGGGCCTTGTAACTGCTGTGTGTATTCAGAAACTGTTATGAACATAAACTTGTAcaatacgaacatgaactgattatgtatacgtgtaTACCTTAGGCTTTGACTCATTAATTGGAAAACGAGTAGTTAAGcgtaccgagcaaaccaaggtgagtttacactttcacaaggcatgggattcccaagggttgggaatgggtaaaggatttaaaccAACACCGCGTGatatcctggtttggaacacgtacacacctcttacttgaagggtgacaacatgtgataagGAACTAATTGGAAACTGCGTGATATCCtagtttggaacacgtacacaccctcttacTTGAAGGGTGACAACCTAAATTCtggaccaaaactctatcattaagtccctcatttttatatcgacttaatcgtccggccaatggcgagcgggtcattagttagatatcgctatttaggtttgacaagcctcacaccgtgccgcagaggacgggcagaggacgggcatgaactaatggatctgggcactagtcaatgatgatagacatttaTGGCAGGGCACCAACTTattttagtcagtggtcgatatggtaaacatGTCTAGTagttaacatggggaagcccccaccaattatggatatgtttgggaaacagggtaaacggatTAACTCACAATATACAAATGAACTcctggttttgaaacaacttaacaatgaacaccaactgtaaactcactcaactttgttgttgactcgttgttacatgccttgcaggtcgttaggtactcatggagcttgcacggggaggcgtggtcgttgtggaaCATGGATTGTCATATACCATGTCAAACATTTGATACATTTAatcttttgttttggttttaaacattatgcttccgctgattacttaaattatgttttgtttggacaccaattatattgtgttcgGGGTTTATATTTACTTAcacgctatgttcaatatgattggtggcttgatcctggtcagtcacgcctccaagcggtgatactccgcatgtggattttggggtgtgacaccacccttccagattgcacgtgttcacattaataagacccaaactttgacgagattttgaaaattttaaaggCTAAACGCctaaaacaaatcatctaagaatagatgattgattttcaaaacgGATTTgtaatttgtgttcttgttgtggttgtcacctaatgATAGATGAtggttttgttttaaaatctaaacacaagataacttgtgttagggtcctagaaaggttataatctaggtcaaagcattactaataacctaattccctataaccatgagctctgataccaactcttctgtcacaccccgaccgcgttaaaacaacaaaaccgcggtggaaacgtcggggagtgtcgtaacagaatcattgtttcacaacacatggattaAAGTTTCGTTTTAGTTAATTATTAAGTGtttaacattgtcttaaaatagaACAAACAAGTTCAACATATTGTCTTTcttgttttatgtcactaaggcctcgtccaatcctacgtGAGCATGCATcgtaatcatcatcaacatcatcaaacaACGGCatctgaaacatatgtgaaaaaaaaagtcagcataaaaatgtcggcgagcacataggttttgtgagtgtgTCAAATTCATAGCTTGTATAAGTAGTGCAACACCTCATACAACTATTAGAGTCGATAATTGAAAACCTTGTATTGAAAAGTGTTTTGTATTGCAATATGATTAACCAACTTAATacaagttggttatagtttataaaacctcgttgCCATGAATCTTGACAAAAACCCTTGTTTTCGTAAACCAATAGTAAATCTTCCTTGTAGAAAACttttatggtttatattatttagTAAACATCGTTGTGTGTCATCGTTTGAAATCATTcgtccaagtgaactaaataacgccacggaatgtaatatgataaaagcacttatatataagaagtaccagcggcgtatctaccatgcttttattaCATTACACCCGTCCTGTTATCTAATCAGTTACCAATAACCAATCATTAAAAAATCGTTCTATGCGTTCGTGTTATCAACCGTTGGTGTTATCAAAAccaatcgttcaaatcgttcatGTTATAAATCATCGTtcaatcgttcaaatcgttcaaATGGTTCAAGTAGTTcaaatcgttcaaatcgttcgtattttaattgtgaaaactaacttttAGTCGTCTCGTTGaacacattcaaacctgtgtgacttgCCCATCGTTCaatcgtattaacaaaccaccaaagggttaGTTAAAATTCATCAGGTTCTGTCGTTACCCACATTACCCCCATAACCATGGTGAtagtccgataacgggatttgtcagatcctatgtaccataacatactactagTCAGCTTGATCatagttaatgaatgtcattcgatGTCTTTCGACCAACgccccaacaagttcgttcacattattgaaatcgttgtgtttaatataaaccatagttaTTTGTTTTGAAAACTCGAAATCTTTTAGCACATATGCAACACCCTAAAACAATTGAAAGCAGTAAAATAGGgtaactatgtactcacttgagatttgcaaagtatcctcgatcaagGAAATtaagtggcacctagtatcggatcactatgttaataaatcggcacCTAAATCGGGaaatcgggtagaatgaggtctcgtaaaccaaatgagcgttggaactcatatgatatggttaatacaagcctacattctgatttgataccatcctaagtgcttatgacccgttatgACCGGTTAATGTAGTCTACGCTACTTTAACCCGTCATTTGCGCAAAAGCGCATTTGGatagcctaactagtcctatgacaagtattatatgccctaacatgtttaatattgttgcataatcagtttaagtgttaaaatttaagttacatatgcttaaattcgAATTacgcgtaaaaagggcattttggtcattttccgaAGGCATAGAAACTACCTATCATAGAACTAATCAAACggagtgaccataaggtataaccttggaaggtattccctatacaactatggttacaaaatatgtctggtcggatcctaatgatcgaccaaacgggtcgggttcgaaagtctaagcggttgtcgagaccgcttgacttacgaccctaaacaagcactaaactaggagtgacgagttaaacatgttaaaacatgtttaactacgttagaaaactgatttggtatcaaaacaaagtgtttttatactcgaaaatagtttcgtcgcaaaatgcacataaACGTGCATTTTAACCGAAACTTTGACTTGTCACTTCGactagtaaacgtggtaatcagtaggtataatcgcaagggattataaccatcgtgattacgctcacattgcaaagttcaaacgaactttgacttgaccaaatcatggtcaaagcagaaagtcaaacattgtttgactttcttgCTTGAAATATATAACAAcgcatgaaagaacacttacaagtgttctaGGCTGAAGAAGATGACTAAGAAAACTCAGTTATGAAGCATCCAACAAGAGTGGTAGCCTCAAATCAGAGATACAGTGAAAGAGAATGGAATGAGCAATGAGTTGAGCAAATGAGGTGGGTATTTATACAAATCTTGGAGctacaagatcatgacaagtggctTGTGTATTGCCCAAGCAAGTGTAGGATTATTACAAGTGTTAGGCTAGAAATTAAAGCCTTGATGATCATACAAGAAGCCCACAAGATTGTATAAAAAACGAGCAAAAACCAAGGCTGTTGCTGAATTGAAATAAACTGCCAGCACTGTTTCTCGCGATCCGCGACCCATACAGGGTCTCTGGTTCGTGGCCAGCCTATCAGTCTGCTATTCAGAACTTTCAGTTTTGGCAGAACTGGTCCCTGCAGCTCAGAACTTGTTTTTCGACGCGTTTAAcccccgttaacccattttcaaggctctacaaggatgttcaagcataggggacttgaaatatgcttcaaaatatcacggatgtcggttcatttggtcgtacggtcgcgtttttcagttaattacgacgaaactcgaacggacgtgAAAAGGATCCAAATTACGCGAGGAAAGGTATTTTTGCGTTCCTATCACTAAAATACAAGATTCtagtgattacaaaaatttttggatgtccggatatggtcagaatgcgagatatgcacgtaaatgcaaactttcgtagttttgacgcttttagtccctatgatcaaataagcgcattttcgcataccgaacccctcaaaacttatttctaagctatgttaagggtatttagggtatgtttagcttatgatcatgttccggagtgtacgttgctatacgaattggcagacttttgcagtttgtcgcaagtagtccctgtgatcgaataaacttgtttttgacataccaaaccctttaaaacttatttctaacttatgtaaagattatttaaggtatgttaagcatatgtaactattccagagtgtttgtcgcattaaactgattacgtttacgtaaTAGTTTGCATATAACTTTCTAGAAAttgatttagagcttgaaatcgaacaagaattgatatgtgcaattgTCACATGTATTTGTACAAATCCCAATATTGAAATacaagatttcattggattcgtatttgtatgatggtcgtagaggcacagatgtcacatttgtaattcttcaattactgccggtatgttggggttttgtatacaaaatgtgaaagacgttaccattggacaaagagttagccaatgagtaatatgacccacaagtcaggtgTTGATAGTACAGAATGAGTAATTGAGTAGATATaagcaaatgtaattgcggatgccctcaatactgtaaagttgtaaaactgttttgattaaactgggatgcactcgccagtatttcttgctgataaaactgtttttttaaagCGCGTTTCTGgaaacaaaatgtgaaagccaatagaagccagctggagagcactgaagacTTGGAAAgatggctataaaagttacctaaataaaaaggagttttttGTTTTCaacaattagggtttatccctacaaatgtattgtaaaatgaacttgggttttatcccaaatGATTTGTtattaaaagtttggtgtttaactctgataaaaatatttcctaactacggtcctgatgcattccgctgccaaattaataaacactgataccatCTGACTAGCTCGCGGCACCCGCTCccgggcaggggtcgggggttgcgacaccaAAGTATGAAGAAATAGACTTTCCCATCAGATCTCTGATTGATCCCTTAGCACTTCCTACTGCAAAGAACATTTCATCAGCTGCCATTGGCTACCcaaagaaacaaaaagaaatgTCAGCAGAAGCACCAAGATGAGATAATTAAAGAAGGGATCAGAAATAAACTATTGTATGGGTATCCAAACACAAATCCAGAAGATCTACTTAGTCGAGTCTTGGGAAAACAATTTCCCTCAACACGTCAGATAACATATGCCCTAAGAAATCCATTTAGCTTAAAATTCTAAAATGAACGTCTGGTAAGACAAGCCATGAATTGACATTAGCCAGCGCTAATGGAGAAGTTGAAAAGATCTTTATGAACAATGCCCATGGGCTCAATAATAAAGATCTGCAGGTCCTTCTAAGGTTTGAACTTGAATCAGATCCAGATGACTATCTCTTAATGAAATTTGAGTACCAATTCAAGGGTGAGATCAGAGAGAAGTTGATGACAAATAAAGATTCATCTAATAAACATCTATATTTGAAATCCCTATTCAATATAAAAAGTCTTGATATAACTTCCTACTTGTGTGTTTATCTTATTTAAACTGCAATTTACAAATTGTTTGTTCTTTCTTGTTTAATGCTCACAAGTATAACTAACGCAGATCCAACAGTATCTTTACAAATATCCATTATTTTTAATTAAGTAAATTTGTTATGCTTAATGCTATTTGATTAGTCTTATAAAGTTATATCTTAAATCATAAAGCTTAAAAGGGTATTCACTATACATCGCTGACAGGCCTTTGGATGGGTACGCCCTTGATCAGGGGCGAAGGATCATGGGTgctcgggggtgcacccgcccaccccaatgtttcggttagaagtgtatatggttcgatttttcgtccgaaaattttaaaattatataggatcgccaccccgattatttttcctaaatgatgggtaatttggtaaatatattttaactcttatttttatttgtttaaccctaGATTACCCACCATACAATAAACTTAATACCCAAATTATAACTATCAAATATAATAATCTTATATTCTTATTCAGCCGACATATGTTCTGCACTTCTGCCGTGCCGTCTGCGATTGTACTCTGCCACAGCCAAAGACTTTTGGGGCCAAGGTGAGTGTTACATGGCTTTTGCAATCCTTatccatttttttttgaattcaTTCCTAATTCAGAATTTCTTAAcaattctttattttttttattgttattatgaATGCATTGAGTAACAATTAGGAATCATTAATGTTTATCTTTATTCATGAATTAGAATCATATTTACATAAATAATAGATCTAAAATACTTAATAGATAAAGAGGATTTGATACCTTGATGATGAATTAATTAATGTATTATTAGTACTTTTTGTTAGGAATTCATGGGAAAGACGAAAACTATTCATTCTTTTTTCAAAAGAAAGGATGACGAACAAGAGAGTAAACGTCAAAAAACTTCAACTAGTGAGCCTGAAGAGCATGaagcgccaccaccaccacaatcaAACACAATTCCAAACGAAGCTCCACCACCACAATCAAACTCAAATGAAGCTCCACAACCACAATCCGACACTAATGAAGTGGATGTTAATCTTATAGAAAGAGATCCCGGTAAACGAAAACCAATGTGGGAACATCCGGTTAATTTAAGAGAACAAGTAAGGCGTGCTTATCTTTCTTTTGGACCTTACCAAATAGAACTTGCAGAATATAAAGTTAATGGTACAAAGAAGCAAGCTCGTAGGTTCCGATATCCTTGGTTCAAACTTTACCCTAATTGGTTAGAGTATTCTCCAACAACACATTCGGCTTATTGCTTTCTATATTATCTTTTTTGTGACAAACCAAATATGAGCCATGGTCATGATACATTTACAGTTAAAGGGTTTGAGAATTGGAATAAAGTTTGTGGGAAACAATGTGCATTCATGAAGCACATTAAAACTTCAAATCATAGAGACGCCCTTTTATTCAGTCAAAACTTATTGAACCAAGAAGCACACGTTGATAATTCCATATCGAAGCCAAATAAGGAGATAATTATGAAGAACCGTTTACGATTAAAGACTATTGTTGATGTAGTTCGTTGGTTGACATACCAAGCCTGTGCTTTACGAGGACATGATGAATCTGCTAGTTCTAAAAATCGAGGTAATTTTCTGGAATTGCTAACGCTTCTTGCTTCTTATAATGATGAAGTTTCAAAGGTTATACTAGAGAATGCTCCTTATAATGCAAAGTATACTTCTGGAGATATTCAAAAAGAAATTCTTAGTATTATTGCAAATAAAATTCGAAAGCATATTCGTAGTGAAGTGGGGGATTCGGCCTTTTGTGTCATGGTTGATGAGTCACGAGATGAGTTAAAGAAAGAGCAAATGGCCATAGTTGTGAGATTTATTGATGAAGAAGGGATGATACAAGAAAGGTTCTTGGATTTGGTTCATGTTAGGGATACTTTATCAGCAACCCTAAAAACAAGTTTGTGGAAACAACTTTTGCATTATCAATTTGATGTTAGTAAAATTCGTGGGCAAGGTTATGACGGTGCTAGCAATATGAGAGGGAAATGGAACGGATTACAAGCACTTGTTCTTGAAGAATGTCCTTACGCGTATTACGTTCATTGCTTTGCTCACAGGTTAGTTACTTGGTTATTTTTTTCTTTCATTATTCAGTTTGACTAAAATACTTTTATGCTTATTACGGTTTTGCTTTTTGCTAACAGGTTACAACTTGCCTTGGTTTGTGCTTCAAGGGAAGTTATTCCAGTACACCAATTCTTTACATACTTAGTTGACATAGTTAATGTGGTTTGTGCTTCTAGTAAGCGGCATGATGAATTACAAAAGGCAAAGGCAAGCGAGGTTGAAAAGTTATTGGAACTGGGTGAAATCAATTCGGGGAAAGGACAGAATCAACTTGGGACATTAAGAAGAGCTGGTGATACTCGTTGGGGGTCTCACTATAACTCCGTTTGTAGTTTGATTAAGATGTTTGATGCCACTCGTGTTGTTCTCGCAGGAATAATCGATGACGTAGCTCATACTACTTTTGCTCAACGTGGAGATGCTGAAGGAGCTTGGCGTAACATGCAATCATTTGAATTTGTCTTTATTCTTCACTTGATAGAGAAAGTAATGAGAAAAACCGAAATACTTTCTCAAGCATTACAAAGTAAATCCCAAGATATTCTGAATGCCATGGAATTAGTCTCGGCAACAAAGATAACTCTAAATAATTACAGAAACGATGGATGAGATTCTTTAATTAAAGAAGTTACTTTGTTTTGTAACAAACATCAAATAGAAGTTCCGGATATGAAAGCTCCATTTACATCTACTCGGTATCGGGCTCGTAAAAACGATCTTCAATTTACATTTGAACATTATTACCGAGTAGATCTGTTTACATCCACATTGGATAAACAGATACATGAGTTAAATAGTAGATTCAATGAGCGCACGATTGAGTTGCTATCTCTTAGTTCTAGTCTAGTTTCAAAAGTGATTAACATTGATCAGATTTGTCTTCTAGTTGAGAAGTTTTATCATGAAGATTTTACGGACAAAGAGATCACTGGGTTACGAAGACAGTTAGAGCTTTTTAATGTTGAATTGTCAAAGAATATCAGGCTAAGTAGTGTATCAACTCTTTCTGATCTATGCAAAACTCTTGTGAAAACTAACAAACGAGAGGAGTACGCTTTGGATGATAGAGTtgttcggctaatcttgacactTCCAGTTTCAACGGCAACAACAGAGCGGGGATTTTCAGCAATGAAAATATTCAAGAATCGCCTTCGCAATAAAATGGCTGATGAATATCTCACAAATAGTTTGGTGATTTACATAGAAAAAGAAATTGCTGATAAGTTTGATTCGGAAGACATAATTGATGAATTCAAAAATCTTAAAGGTCGTCGGGCTGATTTGTAATTATTCGTCCAGGTTCCATTTATCTCatatctttatatatatatatatatatatatatatatatatatatatatatatatatatatatatatatatatatatatatatatatatgtatgtatgtatatatatatacaagtctTTTGTTTGTTATACAATATTTTGTTTTTCTATGTGCAAGAACGGGTCCTTTAAATAagtgattttttttagttttatttggaactattattatttgacccgacttgaatcgaatagccgacctgacccgacccgaaacataactataggaaaaaaaaattgagtcccatcactttacgcccactcgaaacttttggtcaagctccgccactgcccTTGATCACTGTGTTATTATCAAACATTAAACATCATATCATTTTTATACTTCCCCTTAATTTAGATTTGttaatgtaatgattaaatattatttaatctTATACCAGTTTATAACATTAAAAAACATATAAACAAAAATGTGACAttcattgtgttttttttttactaaattaTGCATGTTTAAGTCCAAGTAGCAATtaatagtttattttaaaagtAGATTTTATACAACAAAAATATTATACAACTGGTTTATTTAATAGTCATCTTAAAATAGAAACTATAAAAAAGTTATAATTACTTTAAAGAAATAATAATGTATTTATATTGTAGCCTAAACTAAAAACTGATAACgtaaatttttataaaactaaaatttaAAGAAGTATGGTATATTCGAATAAATTGAATAATGTTATGAAAAAAGATTTGACTATAAATTTATATTTCCAAATAAGGTATATCATCTAAGAAAGTAACTCTTAACGTGTAAATCTATAATTCTAACATCCCTGTCATGTACCTTTCAAAGTTATTTGAAAATTTGTAAATCAAtcaaataatatttaaaaaaacatgAGTATAGTGATGTGTACCTCATCCACATATATATTTACTCACGAGACACCATGCACAAAAATAAAATGTGTGTCATGGCAGTTGCTAGAATCATACGCATATTAGTTacttgttttatttatttatcttacTGCATAGCGGGTTAGTGACTTGGTGGGAGTA
It encodes:
- the LOC110893214 gene encoding zinc finger MYM-type protein 1-like, translated to MEEHLKLMEESDSDDEKAKKKKKKAKKPVSSDDEEVPVIKRKVKEIPAFKVDVEADAQKIPPTYVLHFCRAVCDCTLPQPKTFGAKEFMGKTKTIHSFFKRKDDEQESKRQKTSTSEPEEHEAPPPPQSNTIPNEAPPPQSNSNEAPQPQSDTNEVDVNLIERDPGKRKPMWEHPVNLREQVRRAYLSFGPYQIELAEYKVNGTKKQARRFRYPWFKLYPNWLEYSPTTHSAYCFLYYLFCDKPNMSHGHDTFTVKGFENWNKVCGKQCAFMKHIKTSNHRDALLFSQNLLNQEAHVDNSISKPNKEIIMKNRLRLKTIVDVVRWLTYQACALRGHDESASSKNRGNFLELLTLLASYNDEVSKVILENAPYNAKYTSGDIQKEILSIIANKIRKHIRSEVGDSAFCVMVDESRDELKKEQMAIVVRFIDEEGMIQERFLDLVHVRDTLSATLKTSLWKQLLHYQFDVSKIRGQGYDGASNMRGKWNGLQALVLEECPYAYYVHCFAHRLQLALVCASREVIPVHQFFTYLVDIVNVVCASSKRHDELQKAKASEVEKLLELGEINSGKGQNQLGTLRRAGDTRWGSHYNSVCSLIKMFDATRVVLAGIIDDVAHTTFAQRGDAEGAWRNMQSFEFVFILHLIEKVMRKTEILSQALQSKSQDILNAMELVSATKITLNNYRNDG